In Dendropsophus ebraccatus isolate aDenEbr1 chromosome 13, aDenEbr1.pat, whole genome shotgun sequence, the sequence acggcaaAAGAAACTgccaatgcgttttttttccatgcattttATTTTTGCGTGTTTTTGACTTGTgtaaatgatcttttttgtggtttaggctggcttcacactttcttaaaataatggaaaaataataaatatttaaattaaattaagccgcatccaaaggccaattagtaaccaaactagaataatgtacaaacagccgtcattgcgaCAGGAGGCCAGAGatctaaatgatgtccgttattttaaactcaaaatgacggacgtcattttaaacagagcttaaaaaatattgtgtgaaaaTTGCCAAACGCAAACGCATAAAAAAGGGCCATGTGCAGCATTGGCgggtttttttgtggtgttttttttttttttggtctgaaAAACACTAGACAAAAAGTGTGTGGCAGTACATTTGGGGTGTTTTTCTGCCATCACGTGACCTAGtttctggaccacaaaaggtaaCAAACAATGAAATCTATGGAtgaaaaaacaccacagtttaccaaaaaacaccacaccctcagcatgctgcacaTTGGAAAAACTGGCAAAGAGCCTCAAAtacgccagagaggagagaaaaacgcaggacaaaaaaaacactgtgggggacatttacaaagcgtcTGCCCGAGAcgcacgccagggagaaggtggagATTCGACCTTTTTTCCTGACGTACGCCCCCCCCAAGCCTCGCCttcccgatgggcgggctggcggagcttgggggcgtgataaggcagggaggaggcgtggcctcctcccgtgcctcataaatcatgatcaaaatctacacctatTGGATGTGTGCGCCTCTTAAAGAATCCTGTCGGGGAAATGGGGcaaggcctaatataagaccggcgttcAAATACGctggtcttcgtaaatccccccgtGTGTAAGGCTGATCCTAAACGTCCATTTACCTCCAGCTAAGATCTGTCTGCTCgagtttttgcacaaaaaaaaaacatgacgttTTTCCAAGATTTTTAAGCAGTGTGAAGTCAGCCTTAGATGTTTGTTCATCTGTTTCCGGCTCACAAATGTGTTTGGCTACGTTCCCatattttggtcattatttttaGCCTAAATCAGGACTAGAAAAATTTGCACCTTTTGGCTATAATCTCAAAACTTTTTCAaggtgaaaatacagctgtattttcataaTTACAGCTGTAAATGATGGTCATTACTTACAGCCatattttggcctcaaaataacgttGTGAGAacttagcctttctgtgtttttgacccTCTCCTGTTcttggtggaaaaaaaaatactggccaaaatacttTGTGGACATAGCCATATGTAACAAGCATTATATTTTTTTCAGCAAAGACAACTCTAAAAAGGTCTATTTTCTTGCAGGCAAAAAGATGGAACCAAAAACTCTGCGTGAACATAGGCCGAGGTTTGGCCGTCTTGGCACACTGTATTTGAGCTTCATTTTGCAcccagctgtaaaaaaaaactatcgAAGGCaaaaaatttctaaaaaaaaaaacagaacataaaAATAGCTAAATAAAATGCCCAGCCTGGGCTAGATTCACACTAACCTCTGTCATTTAAATGAATGGACATTATTTGCGCATTGACAGCCGTTATTATAAAAGATGGAGgtgatttttacatagtgtgaacctagccatagtgTGTGATCAAAGCCTCCTGCTGTTTTCCATTCCATTTTGTGGTgtctatttttacatgtttttttagccTTATTTTTTCAACTTTGCATCAGCCTTATGTTTGGCCATTTTTACAGGtttgttttttcatctttttgcCTTCTATCGCTTTTTACAGTTCCAAAGCTACAGATTGAGGTAAGTGTCAGGTTTTTTTCCACACTCCGGctaatgtttttttccccaaaaaaatagaaaacactTGTTAGAACTGTAATATGAtgtaaaaatgtcaccaaaatgcagaaaaaaattcatgGCATTTTCTATACGCATTAAAGCCTCCTTCAGGATGGTGTATCACACCTGTTTTgggtttgttttagtttttttgtaacaACTGCAGTTTTTGAGGAAAATACACTTTTTTAGCCTTCTTTAggccttttggggggggggggcttgtaaaaaataaatgccataaattaaaaaaaaagttactgcttTTTTATGCTTTTTGTAGCCTTTTTTTAATCTATTACCAATGTAGTTTTACTTTGTTTGCCAAGCGAATGAAAAAATTCCGTACCCAGAACATAATACataaaaaagtcttcccataacAAAATATCAAAGCACTGTGATGGAGATTCATTGCGTTGTCGTATAGTGACAATGTTCtgtgttgcccataacaaccaatcacagctcagatttcatttGGCCAGAGCTCATTATTATACAAATGAAAAAttcaaatacaaataaaaaaattcttactATGATACTGCCTGATAATtatctcccccaatatttctaTATAGACTTTCTTGTAGTGTTTGGCCACAGCAAAGGCATAAATCAATTAGAAATATCTCAATTAGGGATATTAGAACAGAATAGTTGTTACAGGGAATAAACAAAAACTGACTAAGGCCATGttgccacaatgtaaaaataagggcaaaatatggccgtatttggATAAATACTGCCAGAAATAATGATGATGTTCTTTATTTGAGGGAATATTCATCCAAATACGACCGTATTTTCcccttatttttacgttgtgtggaCAGGGCCTAaaggtgctattacactgaacaattatcggcctAACTTGGCCAttcaggctgataatcgtttaatgTAATAGAGTAGGTTAAAAGGCCACGATCTAAATATGCCGGGCCACCCgaacgatctaaggattgttcaGGCGGCCCCTTCCACTCCTTCCCACTCACTGTCTGTGTATGTAATAGCAAAGACAACAAGCAGGAAACAAGGGGGAATCGAGCTCTGAGCTGAAAGACTAGCGCTCGCTTTCCCCGGAACATTGGGCCTAAATAGCTAAACTGTCTGGCTTtcccacagcaactaatcagaACTCAGCGTTTATATCTTAATGAGTGTTGCCATTGGTTACTGTGGAAAAGCTAAACTTTATTTGAAAACGGCCGCTACAGTTGTTGATGCAGTTTTCTGAACCGGAGCCAGAATCGGATCCGGATGTCTAAGCCCTTTCTATTCACTTCCCACtccttttaaatccatttctggctttgactcaaaaaatattaagaaaaaaatacagtgttgtgtgagacacaagcctaaggctatgttcacgcaccgctgaaatgacggccatttttgGTGGACGGACCTCATTTCAAAACAAAGGGTGTTttgacagtgtttgaacataaactaaagctttttttaaatttttgaccCCAAACGCGTCCACGACCACATCATTTTGCGAAAGATACTTATACACtgctaaatttctaagccccctGAACCTCAGTTGCACAGGATATATATCTTGATAAATCCAGGAGAGACGGGGATTTCAGATTAGAGCGGCATTTGAACCCCACCACGTGATAAATTGCCccttaggctttttttttttttaatacttgcagcctttaaaaaaaatttaaaacagtagaaagaaattaaattttttttttatgtaaaacagctgcatttaaagactgcaaaagatttaaaaaaaaaaagctaaatatttAGTAAAAGTGCATCAAAACAGCATCTTAACCACACTGGAATGTCTGGCCTTGTGctcttatccaggattagaaaaaacatatctactttcttgcaaaaacagcgcgacccctgtccttaggttgtgtgtggtattacaattcatcctcattcacttcaatagaattgagctgcaaaaccccatctAACCTAAGGACAgaaaaggtgctgtttctggatgaaagGGGCCAAGTTTTTCTaagcccggataaccccttttaaaattaTTGGCACCACAAATTGCATACAAAACTAACAAAAAACGCATCTGTGTTTTCTGTatctaacctttttttttttttttttttttaatctttttgtgcaaatatttttttcttaaaccaATGAAGAACAGGTTGCCCCCATAGATTCCTGGGTGAAGAAAACAGAAGAAGAGGAAGCATCGTTTCATCAAGTTTAATGtccaatttatttttcttttttataacttGAAAACTGGAACAAGCTTTGTTTCAAACGAGCGTACAAATGAAATGGCTGACACATGCTGAACTCAACAATGAGACAGTACGGTTAAAGAAAGACCATATTCTTGTACAGATAGATAAAGAAACAATAAATATTTCACCTAGCCATGTTGAAAAGACCTCTAGCCGTCCCAACATTttatccataataaaaaaaaaaaaaaaagtgctcgtTTTTCAAACAGAGCGCAAATACCAAGCAATAATAAATAGTTTCAAACTTGTAGTAAAAGACAAAAACCTCCAAAACAACAAAAGCTCATACAATAATAGAAAAAGGTAATAAAAATATTTCGCCTTGCCGTACAAATGCAAACAACTTAACCGACATTTAATTTTGCTTTGCAGTTCTGAAATTACAAAGAGCACCATTATGATGAGGCTGCCTGCGATACACAAAATGGCGGACTGTCTTTTTAACCATGGGCTGTGATGAAATGCTATCGAccgctataaggggggagaaaagaCTACGAGAGCAGGAGCTTGCTAATTGTGCTTCAAAGAAGGGATGGGATAGAGTATCCCCAAAAATTTTCACTTTTGTGCTTGTTGGTTTGACCTACGAATACCCATTAAGTGTGGCACATACCATGTTGGTGAAAAAAAAGGGGAGTTCCACATTTGCTGGTGACATTACCATATAGTTACCATATAGTTGATATAGTCAACTTTTTGGGTGGGGCATTCAAAATCGATTTAATTGGTCTGGAGGGCATTGTTGACTTTCAAAAATTTTTAGTGTTCCCGAAATTGGGGAATTATAAAGGGGAAATATAAAATCAGAATTTCATCTCAGCCCATCAAACattcaggaatttttttttttttttatggaatgtACAAAAAGGATTGAAAAGCAAAGCAGATGCTAATGGACTGGCAAGACCTGGGTTCATGTGACGTCCTGTTCTGACAGGGGATGGCGTGGTTGTGCCTGGACCATATAGCATAATAATACAGTAGGGTTTGTGTTCTCCTTTAACCAGTTTGAGTTATCGTAAGTACAACATATAGGAAGAAAGGATAGGATGTAGGATGGAGCATAACTCTCTATAAGAGGTTCTCTGGAAACTTCACAGGTTACAGTTTTGTGGAATgttcctgtaattttttttttttttaatacaaaaaaatttatattattttacagCGGTAGTCCGTACCAATCATTCAATACCTGCTAAGGCCTTGATACAAGGTCCAGGCACCCTATGGATTGTTACATCCCTGTAGGAACAGTACTTATTTTGTAGGCTAATAATGAAAAAATGTACAACTAATATTTACCGGTGAACAAAATATTTAAGttgttttctttctgttttttttttttgttttttttatttttcttaagtTTTACCCCCCGAAAGCTGTTAAACAgcttcctaattttttttttctgtacagtaGGACTTAAATTACAAatgctttatttattttgtgttttttttgtattttttttttttcaatattttatcctgccaaattaaaaaaatatattatggcagcattgttttcttttcttttttttttttcaaattcactaACAAAAAGGTACATTTAATCCTTTTAAAAGGATAAGCGTACAGTTAAAAAATTACAAGCTCCGGTAAAAATACAGCAAGTGCCTACATCATGTGAACCAATCAATATCAATATCCAttccagaagggaggagggagggagggggagaggagggcaggaGCAGGAGGGAATAAAATTAAGCACAGTTcagaaagtgatttttttttttttctgcaaagcaATAACAATATTAagcacttttttttctacttacTTTTTCTACATGGTGTAGCAATCACCTTTTAATCCCCAAATACAAGTTTCTATACAGTttcgaaataataaaaaaaaaaattaacacccAAGGCAGGAAAATAAGTACTAAAACTCAGACTTTACAATTACAGTGACAAGAACAATGTTATAGACCCACCATTTaagtttttttgtctttttttttactgcaacattttttttcaaggaaaaaaatttttttctggttttgttaaATGCCCAGGCATTCTCCATTATTACAAATACTGGTCCACTTTTACAGTAATCAagaaattttaatatatataatatatactaaaACCCCGTcaccaaaaaagaacaaaaaaaaaaaatttcaaaaataaaCAATATACACATGGCCATTATGGCAATTTTTTTAAACCTATTAAGCAAACCTTGAAAAGAAATGATCGtccaaacacacatacacacaattatttttttcttttacccttGTACGTATTGAATACTGTAAACGTATTTTAAGACAGAGTGCACTAAATttaacgtttaaaaaaaaaaaatagttgttcctgaattgttttttttttccccattcaaCGATAACTGGTAAGTTGTGTCATTTTCAATTCAGCAGTAAATAATTTtcattccgttttttttttcctaagcaGCGTTGTCCTGAAAAGAAACATAGCCGATAATAAATCAGCCAAAGAAGGTTCGAACTTGTGCTGAGTAAACATCTTCGTAAGATTGGGTCTTATGGCATTATCGAGTCCACACTATCGttaaccagatttttttttttctgtttttgtttaatAAGTAAATGTGGcttttgacttttttttgtttttaaagaaatGTACTTTTCTTGTATTACTATGttaaaagtcctttttttttttgtttcacaaaaaaatgttttgcattTTGTCTCAAGAGACTCACATAGGAAGATCAGTTTTCAAGGCACTCACAAAAAATTCGAATGGCAGTAGACAAACCgtccaataaattatatatatattctttttatagtGCCAGCATTGTGAATGCCATGCTTAGCAACACTGGCACTTAATCTCAGGTGTTCCCTTATAGAGTTCAACCCGCCATCGGGTTGCGTAGGAGAATAGGCTGTAATTTCTTGTTCAGAAGCCATGGAAAACTCaagtttttgtattttgtttttgttttttttaaagtgcggTCAACAAAATTAAAATGGGTAACCTTTTGATCTCTGCTGTCCTCCTGATGcacgtaaaagaaaaaaagaaaacaaaaatggaAAAAGGATCTTAAAAGCAGGTGTCATTATCGGAACTTGCAATTATTTAGaataaataacatgttaaaaaagtCCACAATATTACAATGACATAACGGTAATGAACTGCAATGATGACCCTTCAGCCTTTCAGCACTGGGTGAACTGCAGAACACTGCAGGTGGGTTTCAGAGTTAACAGTGCATCTCTCTGCCCTTTGCTTGCTAGAGTGACTCGCAACGCGCAGCCCAAGAGGCCGGGTTGCAGGCCACGTAAGCAGCAAAAATTATTTTAAGTGGAGCTCTCAAGCTGGGACGCTACTCCAAGATATGCCTCTGATTAAATCCCCATGTATGTGAAAAGTTAAGACTATTTttgaaaaatttccctttttgcttttgtttttgaGGTGTACCCCCAAGATTCTTAACTACAGACTCTTGAGTTTTTAGGTTGCATTTTAACTGTTGCGTATGAGATCCTAccatgccattaaaaaaaaattaagtgctcAAAATATTAAAGATTGTAATCCGCTGTGTAAATAATCCTGAcccccatcttttttttttttttttttgaaatggCCATAGAACATAAAATCGGTATAAAATGAAATCAAATAGCTGATGGCTTCTTTGCAAGAAATTACAAAAAGTTTTAGCTTAAATTCCAGAAATGTAGCAGCCCAAAAAATGATAATTTAAAATACAATTCTCCACTACTAAGACAatggggaaaggggaggggctaCTACCGGGAAGAGGTGGGATTAAACCCTTTTTGTCCTGAAGGGGGCTGAAAAATCACTGTTGCCTATGACAAGTTATCAGTCCCCGCAGCACAAGAgggtttttttctgtttgttttttcttttttaacaagaatgcgcaataacaaaaaaaaaatatatataaaaaaatatagaaaggaaatttaaaaaacagcaaattaaaaaaaaagtacctgcACATGCCAAAATGACAAATTAAAcccaaataaatacagaaattatTGCACAGTTAAAAGGCTCCACAATTGTTACTGCCTTATTCAACCCTCAGGCTTAAAAGAACTGCAGACACAGGATATATTTTTAAGTGCCACTTTGTGACACCTAACATGTTTACACTAAGTTATGTTTAAGGAGGCAAGTAAGGTCAGCTTTCTCAGTTGGCAATAGTTAAATCTGTACAAATTAAACTGAATTAACCCATATAGGGGCCTTAGCTTCTTTCTGCCTGCTCAATTTTCACGTCATTTGTCAGCAAGTGTTCTCCGTGCcactttttcatgtgtttttccaGGGTGCTGTAAACGCTGAAGGGCATCTGGCAAATGTCACAGCGGTACACCTCCTTACCTATCTGGCCATGTGTTTTCATGTGGCGCGTCAGCTTGCTGCTCTGTGCACATGCATAGTTGCAGAGCTCACATTTGTAAGGCCGTTCCCCAGTGTGGCTCCGACGGTGGACGGTGAGGTTGCTGCAGTTCTTAAATACTTTGCCACAGAACTCGCATGTATCACTCCTTCTCCCTTCTTTCGAGCTGGGTCGGCCAGGGCCTGGTCCACTGATGTGAGGGGTGCTGCCCCCACTCGCTGTCCCACTCCGCCCTGAGAGACCCCCGTCCAGCATATCACCTGGTGGAGTAGAGAACCGCAGGCTCCCGTTTTCTGAAGAGTGTTCAGAAGACGTTGCAAAAGGGGATTGTCTAGAGTCTGTGAATCCAAGAAATGGATCCTTCATGAAGTGCCGTGATGCTGCATATCCAACCAGCCACTGTGAGTAAACGTTTTCTGAAGGGATTATCGTTGCTGGTGGTAAGTCCAAGTCTTTCTCAATTTTTATCCTTTTCGATGAGTTATTGAGACCACTGCCGGAGATGGGCATTGGCTTTCGAGGGAGCAAGCCTGGAAAAGGTTCACCTGAGCCGAAATTTCTACCATTGACTGTCCCTTCTTCGTTTCGAATAATTTCTCTCTCTACCCCGTCTTCATCCCCTGGAATTCTCCGACATAGGTCTCGTGGGTCAGAAGAGCGTTTCATGAAGTGACTTCTCTTATGTTTTTCGTTGAGTATGTCGTTATATTGCTGCATGTCTCCCAGGCTTACGTTATCCATCACTTTACCAAGCACAAGGGACTTCTCATCATGCATGGGCTTTGCACCATTTTCACGGTTACGACTCATTTCTGAGTCCATGCTGAAACTTGATTCTGGCCTGCTCTCATTCTCcagttcctcctcctcttcttcctcctcctcctcttcttcttcattgTCATGGCCTAAGGAAGGGTCACTTTCATTTCTAAAATCTGTCTCATTGGATTTCCCTTCTCCCGTTAACTCACTAGTGCCTGGCTCTGGTGAACTTGTAGCTGATAGTCCATCATCAGACCTGCCAGTCATTGAGCCAGCTTTGTGCATATGCGTTTTCATGTGGCGTTTTAATTTGCTTGCCTGCGAGCAAGCGTGATCACACAATTGACATTTATAAGGTTTTTCCCCTGTGTGACTACGACGGTGGACTATAAGATTGCTCTGGAACTTGAAAGTCTTCCCGCAAAACTCGCAGGATTTACTCTTGGCCTGGGTTTGCGGTGGTGTCGTACTGCTTGGGGGCATTGGTGGCAATGGTGGTGTACTCATAAAAGGGGATTTAGGGCTTGGCTGGAAGGGATTTAGCAGGCGATGCATAGGATTGCCACGGTTCGGAGAGACCGGAGGAGGAGTGGAGTTATTTCCTGCCAGTTCTCGTAGCCTTCGAGAAAAATCCATTGCTGGAGATTCAATTGCCATTGGATTTAAACGCATAACTCTGTCAAAGGCACTGGGATGCTGGGCAACTAACCCCATTTCTTCGGCACTAAGGCGGTGCGGGTCCAGATGATGGCGAGGGGGTGGGCTAAAGAGTGGTGGTGTGTTTGGGAGCCGAGCCTCAGCAAAGCCTGGATGTTCACGTAGGATGGGTCCAGTCATTCGCAAGAGATTAAAGGGATTGCTGTCTCCAAGGAAGTTCATCAGTGGGGATGGTGCAACAGTCTCCGGTCCCAGAGGTGGAGGGATAGTGATTCGGGGTGTAAGGGAACTGCTAGTTGGGCTGGTCTCCAGGTAGATGCGAAATCCATGTGTATTTTGAGCATGTTGAAGCAGAAACCAGGCGCTGTTGAAAGGCTGCTTACATGTTGTGCAAATATAGCTTGAAGGCTCATCTTTacctaaaaagaaaagaaaaaaaaattcaaatgatgAACTCTTACAAAttgaaaaaatatgtatatatattaaaatttacAGAATTTTAGGACCTCTCTTATTTTTATAGAAGCCTCTAAGCAATTTCTGCATGATGACTGTTGCTTTTGAACTACAAACAAAGCGGTAATGAATGTCCCGTAACTCTCTACTTATTATCGCTTCTGTGCAAATTTACAGACTGCGGCTCAATATACAACGCAGTAATGAATATTTGCTAATATACTTGTATCACACTCTTATCAGCTTGGCAGGGTAATGAATATGAGTGGAGAAAAACAATACCTAATCAATAAGTGCTACAAAATACTTCACCGAAACGCGCCGCTATTGATTTTTTAATACGCTACAATTGGGCGGCTATAACAGCGTAGCTGTGTGGAGTATGACATTAAGGCTTATCTGTTACTAAATATCTACACTTATCACTTGATTTCTATTAGATCAACCACGAGTACAATCATTCTAGAACACTTTATGGGATATGAGAGCTCTTCTCTTCACAAATGGTTATGGTATAAATGATTAACATGTTGGAAGTTGGGAACGAAAAGTTTTAGGAGATAAGATGATATCCTCAAGAGCATAATTCATGTACAGTCATAGAATGGCAGGAACAGTCAACCATCTGACGTGTATGGTGGCCTTTCGACTATCCCCCCGATATGGGACATGGTGGGAAAGAAGAATAGACCCAACACCAAAAAACTGGATCCCTTTCAATATCCTGGTAGACAATGACCCCAGACAACCTTGACTACCATTAAACTACtatagaaaatattttttgatATTCCCATTGGTTTATAGGGTGACTTTTAGACTTTTTTCCCCCATCCCTTCTGATTCCAAATATAGTGCCATGAAAAAATTCCCAACCTAGACCAAGGTGGATTGGCTTTTCTACACATTTTTTGAGCTTTGCGAGTTTATTACTCTTCTGGGAACCAAACACACTATGAAGGCAAGAGGAAACCTGCATCACTTCAATGATACCACATGTTCCTAGGTTGAACTTTTGATTTGTTCAGCCCACAAAATGGCAGCCTCTGTCATTTAC encodes:
- the BCL11B gene encoding B-cell lymphoma/leukemia 11B produces the protein MSRRKQGNPQHLLQREISPPEEHHVQTVITDEDDGLPISEPGTISLSGSGTDPDLLTCGQCQMNFPLGDILVFIEHKKKQCGGPSGGCYEKSLDKSSPPPPSRSELRKVAEPVEIGIQVTPDEEDRLLTPTKGICPKQENIAGKDEPSSYICTTCKQPFNSAWFLLQHAQNTHGFRIYLETSPTSSSLTPRITIPPPLGPETVAPSPLMNFLGDSNPFNLLRMTGPILREHPGFAEARLPNTPPLFSPPPRHHLDPHRLSAEEMGLVAQHPSAFDRVMRLNPMAIESPAMDFSRRLRELAGNNSTPPPVSPNRGNPMHRLLNPFQPSPKSPFMSTPPLPPMPPSSTTPPQTQAKSKSCEFCGKTFKFQSNLIVHRRSHTGEKPYKCQLCDHACSQASKLKRHMKTHMHKAGSMTGRSDDGLSATSSPEPGTSELTGEGKSNETDFRNESDPSLGHDNEEEEEEEEEEEEELENESRPESSFSMDSEMSRNRENGAKPMHDEKSLVLGKVMDNVSLGDMQQYNDILNEKHKRSHFMKRSSDPRDLCRRIPGDEDGVEREIIRNEEGTVNGRNFGSGEPFPGLLPRKPMPISGSGLNNSSKRIKIEKDLDLPPATIIPSENVYSQWLVGYAASRHFMKDPFLGFTDSRQSPFATSSEHSSENGSLRFSTPPGDMLDGGLSGRSGTASGGSTPHISGPGPGRPSSKEGRRSDTCEFCGKVFKNCSNLTVHRRSHTGERPYKCELCNYACAQSSKLTRHMKTHGQIGKEVYRCDICQMPFSVYSTLEKHMKKWHGEHLLTNDVKIEQAERS